The following proteins are encoded in a genomic region of Oryza brachyantha chromosome 11, ObraRS2, whole genome shotgun sequence:
- the LOC102719429 gene encoding uncharacterized protein LOC102719429, with translation MERLSSSVQAWVEEHKLATIGGVWATAVGASVAYGRRKSPQMRLIHARLHAQALTLAVLGGAALAHHYYTPNNNKQQQQQDDYDFYSQLPPATNADGEENERWSW, from the exons ATGGAGCGATTGAGCTCGTCAGTGCAGGCATGGGTGGAGGAACACAAGCTCGCCACCATCG GAGGCGTGTGGGCGACGGCCGTGGGCGCGTCGGTGGCGTACGGTCGTCGGAAGTCGCCACAGATGCGGCTGATCCACGCCAGGCTGCACGCGCAGGCCCTCACGCTCGCCGTCCTCGGCGGAGCCGCCCTCGCGCACCACTACTACACTCCCAACAAcaacaagcagcagcagcagcaagatgaCTACGATTTCTACTCGCAGCTGCCGCCGGCCACcaacgccgacggcgaggagaaCGAAAGGTGGAGCT
- the LOC102711026 gene encoding uncharacterized protein LOC102711026 isoform X1: MRADSPPPPEKRRLALADVTNIFPGTPTSPTTTRPPPLPVSKPSFSSSTISAQSATGEGASSSLLNSPISTVYTRRRKRKTSSKWANRNKPFPAGTASCPPPSKRTNRKTSVDQDTRPISSSASCHKAKKKQNTKMRISSSGKQILSEDFVKKQRAYFEEIDAFELPEEVASETDLE, translated from the exons ATGCGGGCCGattcaccaccgccgccggagaagcGGCGGCTGGCTCTCGCCGACGTCACCAACATCTTCCCCGGCACCCCCACTAGCCCTACCACCACCCGGCCTCCACCATTGCCCGTATCCAAGccttccttctcctcctccaccattTCTGCTCAATCCGCAACGGGTGAGGGTGCTAGCTCCAGCTTGCTTAACTCTCCCATATCAACTGTCTACACAAGGAGGCGTAAGCGCAAGACCAGCAGCAAGTGGGCCAACCGAAACAAACCCTTCCCTGCTGGAACTGCGAGTTGTCCCCCTCCTTCAAAACGTACCAACAG GAAAACCTCAGTGGATCAGGATACTCGGCCTATTTCATCCTCGGCTTCTTGTCATAAAGCAAAAAAG AAGCAGAACACGAAGATGAGAATTTCATCGTCAGGTAAACAGATACTATCAGAAGATTTTGTCAAGAAGCAGAGAGCATATTTTGAGGAGATTGATGCCTTTGAACTGCCAGAGGAGGTGGCCTCAGAGACTGACCTGGAGTGA
- the LOC102711026 gene encoding uncharacterized protein LOC102711026 isoform X2 — MRADSPPPPEKRRLALADVTNIFPGTPTSPTTTRPPPLPVSKPSFSSSTISAQSATGEGASSSLLNSPISTVYTRRRKRKTSSKWANRNKPFPAGTASCPPPSKRTNRKTSVDQDTRPISSSASCHKAKKGCTGCNDSLRLRSIAHIDPKPCRAVSWTQ, encoded by the exons ATGCGGGCCGattcaccaccgccgccggagaagcGGCGGCTGGCTCTCGCCGACGTCACCAACATCTTCCCCGGCACCCCCACTAGCCCTACCACCACCCGGCCTCCACCATTGCCCGTATCCAAGccttccttctcctcctccaccattTCTGCTCAATCCGCAACGGGTGAGGGTGCTAGCTCCAGCTTGCTTAACTCTCCCATATCAACTGTCTACACAAGGAGGCGTAAGCGCAAGACCAGCAGCAAGTGGGCCAACCGAAACAAACCCTTCCCTGCTGGAACTGCGAGTTGTCCCCCTCCTTCAAAACGTACCAACAG GAAAACCTCAGTGGATCAGGATACTCGGCCTATTTCATCCTCGGCTTCTTGTCATAAAGCAAAAAAG GGATGTACAGGATGCAATGATTCATTACGCCTACGATCTATAGCTCATATTGATCCGAAACCTTGTCGTGCAGTATCATGGACCCAGTAA
- the LOC102719709 gene encoding cationic peroxidase 1-like, whose protein sequence is MASPKPFACTVLALFFAANLVSAQLSTNFYNKSCPNALSTIQTAVRSAVGKENRMGASLLRLHFHDCFVNGCDGSVLLDDTPTFTGEKTAAPNNNSLRGFDVIDNIKAQIEGICPQVVSCADILAVAARDSVVALGGPTWVVQLGRRDSTTASLDAANNDIPAPTLDLGDLNKSFSNKGLSATDMIALSGAHTIGQARCVNFRNRIYSETNIDSSLATSLKSNCPNTTGDNNISPLDASTPYVFDNFYYKNLLNKKGVLHSDQQLFNGGSADSQTTTYSSNMATFFTDFSAAMVKMSNIAPLTGSSGQIRKNCRKVN, encoded by the exons ATGGCATCCCCTAAACCCTTCGCTTGCACTGTCCTTGCCTTGTTCTTTGCTGCAAACTTGGTTTCAGCTCAGCTTAGCACCAATTTCTATAACAAGTCATGCCCTAACGCACTGTCCACCATCCAAACAGCAGTGAGATCTGCCGTAGGAAAGGAGAACCGCATGGGAGCATCATTGCTCCGCCTCCACTTCCATGACTGCTTTGTCAAT GGTTGTGATGGCTCGGTGCTGCTAGATGACACTCCAACCTTCACCGGAGAGAAGACCGCTGCCCCAAACAACAACTCCCTGCGTGGATTTGATGTTATAGACAACATCAAGGCACAGATTGAGGGGATTTGCCCACAGGTGGTGTCATGTGCTGACATCCTAGCTGTGGCAGCGCGCGACTCTGTTGTTGCG ctAGGTGGTCCTACTTGGGTTGTCCAGCTAGGACGGCGGGACTCAACAACAGCAAGCCTGGATGCTGCAAACAATGACATTCCTGCGCCGACCCTTGACCTTGGTGATCTCAACAAGTCTTTCTCAAACAAAGGACTAAGTGCAACTGACATGATTGCACTCTCAG gtgcTCACACCATAGGCCAGGCGAGGTGCGTCAACTTTCGCAACCGCATATATAGTGAAACCAACATCGACAGTTCCCTTGCAACATCTCTGAAATCAAATTGTCCAAACACAACTGGAGACAACAACATATCCCCACTTGATGCATCGACACCCTATGTTTTTGACAATTTTTACTACAAGAACCTGCTGAACAAAAAGGGTGTCCTGCATTCTGACCAGCAACTATTCAATGGAGGTTCAGCAGACTCCCAAACTACCACCTACTCATCAAATATGGCAACATTCTTCACTGATTTCAGTGCAGCAATGGTGAAGATGAGCAACATCGCCCCCCTTACTGGGTCCAGTGGACAGATCAGAAAAAACTGCAGGAAGGTAAACTAA
- the LOC102711303 gene encoding biogenesis of lysosome-related organelles complex 1 subunit 1-like isoform X1, producing MEGAAETMGGKLEAALLQIMQRHNHESLRQRKNTERAKMDVVRSGTRVADLLVATVDGGVQELYINEKRIELEARALLATIARYRKQTDQWLAATNAINSVLKEIGDFENWMKIMDFDCKSINAAIRNIHQS from the exons ATGGAGGGGGCAGCGGAGACGATGGGCGGGAAGCTGGAAGCTGCGCTGCTCCAGATCATGCAGCGCCACAATCACGAATCCCTCCGTCAACGGAAGAACACTG AGAGAGCAAAGATGGATGTTGTGAGGAGCGGGACGCGGGTTGCGGATCTCCTCGTGGCCACGGTTGATGGCGGAGTTCAGGAGCTCTACATCAACGAGAAGCGCATAGAGCTTGAAGCCCGCGCACTGCTTGCTACAATCGCGCGGTACAGGAAGCAGACTGACCAGTGGCTTGCTGCCACCAACGCAATCAACTCGGTCTTGAAG GAAATTGGAGATTTTGAGAACTGGATGAAGATAATGGATTTCGACTGTAAAAGTATAAATGCAGCTATCCGTAACATTCACCAATCCTGA
- the LOC102711303 gene encoding biogenesis of lysosome-related organelles complex 1 subunit 1-like isoform X2 — MEGAAETMGGKLEAALLQIMQRHNHESLRQRKNTERAKMDVVRSGTRVADLLVATVDGGVQELYINEKRIELEARALLATIARYRKQTDQWLAATNAINSVLKVYSPSLHIITL; from the exons ATGGAGGGGGCAGCGGAGACGATGGGCGGGAAGCTGGAAGCTGCGCTGCTCCAGATCATGCAGCGCCACAATCACGAATCCCTCCGTCAACGGAAGAACACTG AGAGAGCAAAGATGGATGTTGTGAGGAGCGGGACGCGGGTTGCGGATCTCCTCGTGGCCACGGTTGATGGCGGAGTTCAGGAGCTCTACATCAACGAGAAGCGCATAGAGCTTGAAGCCCGCGCACTGCTTGCTACAATCGCGCGGTACAGGAAGCAGACTGACCAGTGGCTTGCTGCCACCAACGCAATCAACTCGGTCTTGAAGGTCTACTCACCTTCACTTCATATCATAACCTTAT GA